In Nitrospirota bacterium, the following are encoded in one genomic region:
- a CDS encoding GNAT family N-acetyltransferase: protein MAVEQRHRGLEEAQRQYPEKFASLEAVFSSIHPGDRIFVGTGCGEPQCLVRALLGHVQSHPKAFFDTELLQVWNLGVSPYADEKFKDYFRHNAFFIGKNARDAVNRGVADYTPVFLSAVPELFRTQRIPLDVALVQTSLPDKHGYVSLGISVDIVRAAIDHAPLVVAQANAFMPRVHGETFIHLRDIDFVVPCDEPLLEFEAKAPDEIAEKIGMYVSRIIQDGDTIQVGYGSIPNAILAHLDTKRNLGVHTELLTDGVIELMKKGAVDNSRKDLNRGKTVAAFCMGKEETYAYIHDNPSIEFRPVSYTNNPLVIARNRNMVAINSALEIDLTGQATAESIGKYFFSGIGGQADFMRGAVLSPGGKTILALQSTAEDGEVSRIVPFLSEGAGITLTRGDLHYVITEYGIAYLHGKNIRERAMDLIAIAHPKFRHRLIEEARRLNLIYKDQAFIRGEAGEYPEELETCRTTKTGMTIWLRPVRITDEPLLKDFFYSLSNDCMYHRFISTRRDMPHDRLQQFVVIDYTKEMVILAALRKDDREEIIGMGQYYIDEAAHRAEVAFVVRDDCQNLGIGTELLSYLTYLAKKSGLHGFTAEVLIDNKPMLHLFEAAGFSIERRAEAGVYELQMAFGGR from the coding sequence ATGGCAGTGGAGCAGCGGCATCGCGGACTGGAGGAAGCGCAGCGGCAGTACCCGGAAAAATTCGCCTCCCTTGAGGCTGTCTTCAGCTCCATTCATCCCGGCGACCGCATCTTCGTCGGGACCGGCTGCGGCGAGCCCCAATGCCTCGTCCGCGCGCTGCTCGGTCATGTGCAGTCCCATCCGAAGGCCTTTTTCGATACCGAGCTGCTGCAGGTCTGGAATCTCGGCGTCTCGCCCTACGCAGACGAGAAGTTCAAGGACTATTTCAGACACAACGCCTTTTTCATCGGAAAGAACGCGCGGGATGCCGTGAACCGGGGCGTTGCTGATTATACGCCGGTCTTTCTCTCGGCGGTCCCGGAGCTCTTCCGCACACAACGGATCCCCCTCGATGTCGCCCTGGTACAGACCTCGCTGCCGGACAAGCACGGCTATGTGAGCCTCGGCATCAGTGTCGATATCGTGCGCGCAGCCATCGACCACGCCCCGCTGGTGGTCGCCCAGGCGAACGCCTTCATGCCCCGCGTGCATGGCGAGACCTTCATCCACCTGCGCGATATCGACTTCGTCGTGCCCTGCGACGAGCCGCTCCTCGAGTTCGAGGCGAAGGCGCCCGACGAGATCGCCGAAAAGATCGGCATGTATGTTTCACGGATTATCCAGGACGGCGATACGATCCAGGTTGGCTACGGCAGCATTCCCAACGCCATCCTTGCCCACCTTGATACCAAGCGGAACCTGGGTGTTCACACTGAGCTGCTCACCGACGGCGTCATCGAGCTCATGAAGAAGGGAGCCGTCGACAATTCACGGAAAGATCTGAACCGGGGCAAGACCGTCGCCGCTTTCTGCATGGGGAAAGAGGAGACCTACGCCTATATCCACGATAACCCGAGCATCGAGTTCAGGCCGGTGAGCTATACCAACAACCCGCTCGTCATCGCCCGGAACCGGAACATGGTGGCGATCAACAGCGCCCTCGAGATCGATCTCACCGGCCAGGCGACGGCCGAATCGATCGGCAAGTACTTCTTCAGCGGCATCGGCGGACAGGCAGACTTCATGCGGGGCGCCGTCCTCTCGCCGGGAGGAAAGACCATCCTGGCGCTCCAGTCGACAGCGGAAGACGGCGAGGTCTCGAGGATCGTCCCCTTTCTGAGCGAAGGCGCGGGGATAACCCTGACGCGGGGCGACCTCCACTACGTCATTACCGAGTACGGCATCGCCTACCTGCACGGGAAGAACATCCGCGAACGGGCCATGGACCTGATCGCCATAGCCCATCCGAAGTTCAGGCACCGGCTCATCGAGGAGGCGCGGCGGCTCAACCTCATCTACAAGGACCAGGCGTTCATCAGGGGAGAGGCGGGAGAATACCCCGAAGAGCTCGAGACCTGCCGGACCACGAAGACGGGGATGACCATCTGGCTCCGCCCCGTACGGATCACCGACGAGCCGCTCCTGAAGGATTTCTTTTATTCTCTTTCGAACGATTGCATGTACCACCGGTTCATCTCGACACGGCGGGACATGCCGCACGACCGGCTGCAGCAGTTCGTCGTCATCGACTATACGAAGGAGATGGTCATCCTCGCCGCTCTCAGAAAGGACGACCGCGAAGAGATCATCGGCATGGGCCAGTACTACATCGACGAGGCGGCCCACAGGGCCGAGGTGGCGTTTGTCGTCCGTGACGACTGCCAGAACCTCGGCATCGGAACGGAGCTCCTGTCGTACCTGACCTATCTGGCGAAAAAGAGCGGGCTCCACGGCTTTACCGCCGAGGTGCTCATAGACAACAAACCCATGCTCCATCTGTTCGAGGCCGCGGGATTCTCGATCGAGCGGCGGGCTGAAGCAGGAGTGTATGAGCTGCAGATGGCGTTCGGTGGCCGCTGA
- the queC gene encoding 7-cyano-7-deazaguanine synthase QueC, giving the protein MSKRAVVLLSGGVDSATAAALAKAGGFEVYALSFDYAQRHRRELESAKMVAESLGVSKHLVIAFDMSRIGGSALTADMEVPKDRDELSVMLNELKENTDHASRITHRASPIPVTYVPARNTIFLSFALGWAEVLEAADLFIGANAVDYSGYPDCRPEYLEAFERMANLSTRASVEGRLRFTINAPLLSLTKGEIIKKGAAAGLDYALTWSCYDPQEDRNALSVTRNELKEKADHALHVTDPRFIPCGRCDSCIIRAKGFKEAGMQDPLIR; this is encoded by the coding sequence ATGTCCAAGAGAGCGGTAGTCCTTCTGAGCGGCGGGGTCGATTCAGCGACCGCGGCGGCACTCGCAAAGGCAGGGGGATTCGAAGTCTATGCCTTGAGCTTCGATTACGCCCAGCGCCACCGGCGCGAGCTCGAATCGGCAAAAATGGTCGCCGAGAGCCTCGGCGTCTCGAAGCACCTCGTCATTGCGTTCGACATGAGCCGGATCGGCGGCTCTGCGTTGACTGCGGATATGGAAGTGCCAAAAGACCGTGATGAGTTATCCGTAATGCTTAATGAGTTAAAAGAAAATACTGATCACGCATCACGCATCACGCATCGCGCTTCCCCGATCCCGGTAACCTACGTTCCTGCACGCAATACGATATTCCTCTCTTTTGCGCTCGGCTGGGCAGAGGTGCTCGAAGCAGCCGACCTCTTCATCGGAGCGAATGCCGTGGACTACAGCGGCTACCCCGACTGCCGCCCCGAGTATCTCGAAGCGTTCGAGCGGATGGCGAATCTCTCGACGAGAGCTTCGGTCGAAGGCAGGCTGCGGTTCACGATCAATGCCCCGCTCCTCTCCCTGACAAAAGGCGAAATCATAAAAAAGGGCGCTGCCGCAGGTCTCGACTACGCATTGACCTGGAGCTGCTACGATCCGCAGGAAGACCGCAATGCGTTATCCGTAACGCGTAACGAGTTAAAGGAGAAAGCCGATCACGCGTTACACGTTACGGATCCCCGTTTTATTCCCTGCGGCAGGTGCGACAGCTGCATCATACGGGCAAAAGGGTTCAAGGAGGCGGGGATGCAGGACCCGCTCATTCGGTAG